In the Salvelinus namaycush isolate Seneca chromosome 35, SaNama_1.0, whole genome shotgun sequence genome, one interval contains:
- the LOC120029870 gene encoding E3 ubiquitin-protein ligase TRIM21-like yields the protein MASSSSFLSEDQFQCSICLDVFTEPVSIPCGHNFCKACISRYWNTTARCRCPLCKHIFYKRPELKTNTTLRNVADHFKRMSDRDRDLSPAKPGEVACDLCTGRKLKALKSCLECLTSYCEIHLQPHQRVAGLKRHKLIDPVENLEAMMCKKHDRLLELFCRTDQTCVCQFCTETDHKTHHTVPLEEEFGKKKAQLRNSIAQMRQMIHDRWQKVREIKDSVELSKRVAERERADSVEVFNALVRSIERSQAELIVEIEEKQKAEDRRAKGLINELELEITALKRRRTELEQLSHTEDHLHLLQSSPSLCTPTFTKDWSEISVHYYLHVKNVRRVVSQLEETLHNEMEKLPDIKLKRMQQYAVDVTLDPDTAFPYLNVSEDRKQVTLGDVLKTLPNNPERFDYNPSILGKNEFSSGRFYYEVQVEGKTWWRLGVARKSANRKGWLPLTPENGFWTLGLKSGYHQYHRHWYCANMYDNLFFLPFFSGEPPTPQKVGVFVDYEEGLVSFYDVKARSHIHSFTSCNFTEKLYTYFNSGGNAGGKNTAPLVISTVNHTE from the coding sequence ATGGCGTCCTCCAGCAGTTTCCTGTCTGAAGATCAGTTCCAGTGCTCTATTTGTCTGGATGTGTTCACTGAGCCAGTCTCCATTCCATGTGGACACAACTTCTGCAAGGCCTGTATCAGCAGATATTGGAACACCACTGCCCGGTGCCGGTGTCCACTGTGTAAGCATATTTTCTACAAAAGACCAGAGTTAAAGaccaacacaacactgagaaATGTTGCAGATCATTTCAAAAGAatgagtgacagagacagagatttgTCCCCTGCCAAGCCTGGAGAAGTGGCCTGTGATCTCTGCACTGGGAGAAAGCTCAAAGCCCTGAAGTCCTGCCTGGAGTGTCTGACCTCTTACTGTGAGATTCACTTGCAGCCTCATCAGAGAGTTGCAGGCCTGAAAAGACACAAGCTGATCGACCCTGTGGAGAACCTGGAAGCCATGATGTGTAAGAAGCACGACAGACTCCTGGAGCTGTTCTGTAGGACTGACCAaacgtgtgtgtgtcagttctgCACTGAGACAGACCACAAGACTCACCACACCGTCCCTCTAGAGGAAGAGTTTGGAAAGAAGAAGGCTCAACTGCGGAACTCCATAGCACAAATGCGGCAGATGATCCATGACCGCTGGCAGAAGGTTAGGGAGATCAAAGACTCAGTAGAGCTCAGCAAGAgagttgcagagagagagagagcagacagtgtGGAGGTCTTCAATGCTCTGGTGCGTTCCATTGAAAGAAGCCAGGCTGAGCTCATTGTGGAGATTGAGGAGAAGCAGAAAGCCGAAGACAGGCGGGCTAAAGGGCTGATTAACGAGCTGGAGCTAGAAATTACCGCGCTTAAGAGGAGACGCactgagctggagcagctctcacacactgaggaccacctccacctcctccagagCTCCCCATCCCTGTGCACCCCCACATTCACCAAggactggtctgagatcagtgtTCACTACTACCTACATGTGAAGAATGTGAGGAGAGTTGTGTCTCAACTAGAGGAGACACTTCATAATGAGATGGAGAAGTTGCCTGACATCAAGCTGAAGAGGATGCAGCAGTATGCAGTGGATGTGACTCTGGACCCTGATACAGCATTTCCATACCTCAACGtgtctgaggacagaaaacaagTGACACTGGGAGACGTACTAAAGACACTTCCTAACAACCCAGAGAGGTTTGATTATAATCCCTCTATCCTGGGAAAGAATGAATTCTCCTCTGGGAGATTCTACTATGAGGTGCAGGTAGAGGGGAAGACTTGGTGGAGGTTAGGGGTGGCTAGAAAGTCCGCCAACAGGAAGGGCTGGCTTCCACTGACCCCTGAGAATGGATTCTGGACTCTGGGTCTGAAGAGTGGGTACCACCAGTACCACCGGCATTGGTATTGTGCAAACATGTACGATAACCTCTTCTTCCTGCCCTTCTTCTCCGGCGAGCCCCCGACACCCCAAAAAGTGGGGGTGTTTGTGGATTATGAGGAGGGTCTAGTCTCCTTTTATGATGTAAAGGCCAGATCTCACATCCACTCTTTCACTAGCTGCAACTTCACCGAGAAGCTCTATACATACTTCAACTCGGGTGGTAATGCTGGTGGTAAAAACACTGCCCCATTGGTCATCTCTACTGTCAATCACACAGAATAA